In a genomic window of Virgibacillus sp. SK37:
- a CDS encoding four helix bundle protein, whose product MNEIVEQIQVDYRKLREHCNYSFIEVGDELKYLAEKGVIWILKDMEDITEFEEIIIDSYLDTYRANQIYDNLNDTFSLQTSFEPPAPSSQSSAPKVVSFQKTQNIKKKTLEVKDVQQFIGYKLAKNIEEKVIEICKSYPSYDANIVDQIERSAESIKRRIAMGEQMYIGEKFYHYSLSIGSAKETSTWLQVSLGQQYISQEQYDKLNNQVEQIVAILTRTLVNIKEREGKGMDLPSPYTPNVKNFKAYEQGLLLVEKIYEITKERAFWGDSDLVFNLRKYSTSTIANIAEAHQFYTPMTFRFFNDALKALNALDSLLDTTLSKGIISNESLEDIRQFRVSIRNILSKRMANISKKKAS is encoded by the coding sequence ATGAATGAAATTGTGGAACAAATTCAAGTAGATTATCGGAAGCTCAGAGAGCATTGTAATTACAGTTTCATCGAAGTTGGAGACGAACTAAAATATCTAGCGGAGAAAGGAGTGATTTGGATTCTTAAAGATATGGAAGATATAACTGAATTCGAAGAGATTATCATTGATTCGTATTTGGATACGTATAGAGCAAATCAGATATATGATAATCTCAACGATACTTTCAGCTTACAAACTTCTTTTGAACCACCTGCACCCTCCTCCCAATCATCAGCACCAAAAGTTGTATCCTTCCAAAAGACACAAAACATAAAGAAGAAAACCCTTGAAGTAAAAGATGTACAGCAATTTATCGGTTACAAGTTGGCAAAAAATATCGAAGAAAAGGTTATAGAAATTTGCAAGTCCTACCCTTCATATGATGCAAATATTGTAGATCAAATAGAAAGAAGTGCTGAATCAATTAAAAGAAGAATAGCAATGGGGGAGCAAATGTACATCGGAGAAAAGTTTTATCATTATTCACTGTCCATTGGATCTGCAAAGGAAACTTCCACCTGGTTGCAGGTATCGTTAGGGCAGCAATATATATCACAGGAACAATATGATAAGTTAAACAACCAAGTTGAACAAATAGTGGCTATTTTAACAAGAACCCTAGTTAACATTAAAGAGAGAGAAGGTAAAGGAATGGATTTACCGAGCCCTTATACCCCTAACGTAAAAAACTTCAAAGCCTATGAGCAAGGATTATTATTGGTGGAGAAGATTTATGAGATAACGAAAGAACGAGCATTTTGGGGAGATAGTGATCTTGTCTTCAATCTCCGAAAATATTCGACATCGACTATAGCTAACATAGCAGAAGCACATCAATTCTACACACCAATGACGTTTCGTTTTTTCAATGATGCATTGAAAGCGTTAAATGCTCTTGATAGTTTGCTGGATACTACTTTGAGCAAGGGTATTATATCGAATGAGAGCTTAGAAGATATCAGGCAATTTAGGGTATCAATAAGAAATATACTGTCAAAGAGAATGGCAAACATAAGTAAGAAAAAAGCAAGTTAG
- a CDS encoding class I SAM-dependent DNA methyltransferase, with amino-acid sequence MINFQEKVSFIWSIAELLRGPYKPEDYGKVVLPMAVLRRFDCVLAGTKDDVLLEYEKFKHLPEESRDEILNRKAGGKRFSNVSEYDFTKLLVDSDNIADNLRDYIHGFSRSARDIIEYFDFDKQIEKMERNDLLYLVVKRFSEVDLHPDVVSNVEMGYIFEELIRRFSEDAEAGDHYTPREVVRLMVNLLFLNDQDILTKQGITQTLYDSCAGTGGMGSVAQEYLKELNPTADLEFFAQEINEESYAICKADILIKGEEARNIRFGNTLSNDAFAGQHFDYLISNPPYGVEWKPAEKVVKAEHESMGLDGRFGAGLPRISDGQLLFLQHLVSKMKPVTEEEPKGSRVAIIMNGSPLFTGDAGSGESEIRRYLIENDLVEGIVAMPSDLFYNTGISTYIWILTNNKDPLRKGKIKLINGVHFYKKMKRNLGSKRHELSEEHIATIVRLYGDFKDGEYVKVFDNKDFGYQKVTVERPLRLNFQIDEERVKELYNQTAFNNLAKSKKKGEAGQDEIELGKQQQEVIESAILSIKEDILYKNRDEFTKKLKTLFKEKDVKVSATLLKAILNALSEKDETAGICTDSKGNPEVDPDLRDTENIPLKENIHVYFEQEVAPHVPDAWIDETKTKIGYEIPFTRHFYKYTELRSSTEITEEIKELEESIMEKLKKVMG; translated from the coding sequence ATGATAAATTTCCAAGAAAAGGTAAGTTTTATTTGGTCGATTGCTGAGTTGCTTCGTGGACCATATAAGCCAGAAGATTACGGTAAAGTAGTTTTACCAATGGCTGTTTTACGACGTTTTGATTGCGTTCTTGCAGGTACTAAAGACGATGTACTTTTAGAATATGAGAAATTTAAACATCTTCCCGAGGAATCTCGTGATGAAATACTTAACCGTAAAGCCGGGGGTAAGCGATTCAGTAATGTTAGCGAATATGACTTCACAAAACTCTTAGTCGACTCGGACAACATCGCTGACAACCTTCGGGATTACATACACGGTTTTTCTAGAAGTGCCAGGGATATTATCGAATACTTTGATTTTGATAAACAGATAGAGAAGATGGAACGTAATGATTTGCTATATCTAGTTGTTAAACGATTTAGCGAAGTGGACTTACACCCAGATGTAGTATCAAATGTTGAGATGGGTTATATATTTGAAGAATTAATACGTCGATTTTCTGAGGATGCAGAGGCAGGGGACCATTATACGCCAAGAGAAGTTGTTCGTTTAATGGTTAATTTACTGTTCCTAAATGACCAAGATATCTTGACTAAACAAGGAATTACACAGACTTTATATGATAGCTGTGCCGGGACTGGTGGAATGGGCTCGGTTGCACAGGAGTACCTCAAAGAACTAAACCCGACTGCCGATCTTGAATTTTTTGCTCAGGAAATTAATGAGGAATCTTATGCAATTTGTAAGGCTGATATTTTAATAAAAGGTGAGGAAGCAAGAAATATCCGGTTTGGCAATACTCTATCTAATGATGCTTTCGCTGGTCAGCACTTTGACTATCTCATTTCTAACCCACCCTACGGAGTCGAATGGAAGCCAGCAGAAAAGGTAGTAAAGGCGGAACATGAAAGTATGGGGCTGGATGGCCGTTTTGGAGCTGGTTTACCACGCATAAGTGATGGTCAATTGTTGTTTTTACAGCATCTAGTCTCTAAGATGAAGCCTGTTACGGAAGAAGAACCAAAAGGATCACGAGTTGCAATTATTATGAATGGAAGCCCACTTTTTACAGGTGATGCAGGTTCTGGTGAAAGTGAAATTCGCCGTTATTTAATTGAAAATGATCTTGTTGAAGGGATTGTAGCAATGCCCTCTGATTTGTTTTATAATACGGGGATTTCAACATATATATGGATCTTAACAAATAATAAAGATCCTCTACGCAAAGGGAAAATCAAACTTATAAACGGTGTGCATTTTTATAAAAAAATGAAGAGAAACTTAGGTAGTAAACGTCATGAATTATCAGAAGAGCATATTGCAACAATTGTCAGGTTGTATGGTGATTTTAAAGACGGGGAGTATGTCAAAGTTTTTGATAATAAGGATTTTGGCTATCAAAAAGTTACTGTTGAACGACCATTACGATTAAATTTCCAAATAGACGAAGAAAGAGTGAAAGAACTTTATAATCAGACTGCATTTAATAACCTAGCGAAATCCAAGAAAAAAGGTGAAGCTGGTCAAGATGAGATAGAGTTGGGTAAACAACAGCAAGAGGTCATTGAATCAGCGATCCTATCTATCAAAGAAGATATTCTGTATAAAAATAGAGATGAATTTACGAAAAAGTTGAAGACATTATTCAAAGAAAAGGATGTCAAGGTAAGTGCTACCTTATTAAAAGCCATTTTAAATGCTTTATCAGAAAAAGATGAAACAGCGGGTATTTGCACGGACAGCAAAGGTAATCCTGAAGTAGATCCTGATTTAAGGGATACGGAAAACATACCTTTAAAAGAGAATATCCATGTTTATTTTGAACAGGAAGTAGCACCACATGTACCAGACGCTTGGATTGACGAAACAAAGACGAAAATAGGATACGAAATACCGTTTACTCGTCACTTTTATAAATATACAGAATTAAGAAGCTCTACCGAAATTACAGAAGAGATTAAAGAGCTGGAAGAAAGTATTATGGAAAAATTAAAGAAGGTGATGGGATAA
- a CDS encoding restriction endonuclease subunit S, whose protein sequence is MEKRNKSHDWIGQIPFDWLRIKLKYAVIPINEKVSSESTLKYVGLENIESKTGRYIETEETISVDGISNRFKTGDVLFGKLRPYLSKCIIAEFNGRGTTELLVLRKKEKTSLNRFIKYVMLNEKFIDVINSSTYGAKMPRANWEFIGEQVIPLPPLTIQNLISNYLDQKTSEIDSLIADKEKLIELLQENRRVKIAEFITKGLKPNAKMKDSNVGWIDKIPEHWEEKKIKYLFYEVNERNFEEDAELLSVFTSIGVRPRSQMEDRGNKAQTVMNYKKVKKGDIVVNKLLAWMGAIGISDYEGVTSPDYDVYRQINENLISNKYYHYYFRSHYFKGDCYKFGRGIMMMRWRTYPEQFKSIPVPVPPIEEQIEIANYIDEKTKDIDLLITETKSAISKLREYRQSLIYEAVTGKIDVRDYEKLPS, encoded by the coding sequence ATGGAAAAAAGAAACAAGTCCCATGATTGGATTGGTCAAATACCTTTTGACTGGCTAAGAATCAAGTTAAAATATGCTGTAATCCCAATAAATGAGAAAGTAAGTTCAGAAAGTACATTAAAATATGTTGGTTTGGAAAATATTGAATCCAAGACAGGTAGATATATAGAAACTGAGGAAACGATTAGTGTTGATGGAATTTCCAATAGATTTAAAACAGGCGACGTACTCTTCGGGAAGTTAAGACCGTATCTTTCAAAATGTATAATTGCTGAGTTTAATGGTAGAGGGACTACTGAGTTATTAGTTTTAAGAAAAAAGGAAAAAACTTCACTTAATAGATTTATAAAATATGTAATGCTAAATGAGAAATTTATAGATGTTATAAATTCGTCAACATATGGTGCCAAAATGCCTAGGGCAAATTGGGAGTTCATAGGTGAACAAGTTATACCTCTCCCACCACTAACAATTCAAAATCTTATATCTAATTACCTTGACCAAAAAACTTCCGAAATAGACTCTCTTATCGCTGACAAGGAAAAACTAATTGAATTACTTCAAGAAAATCGTCGAGTGAAAATTGCTGAATTCATTACAAAAGGGTTAAAACCAAATGCTAAAATGAAAGATTCGAATGTTGGATGGATTGATAAAATACCAGAGCATTGGGAAGAAAAGAAAATTAAATACTTATTTTATGAAGTTAATGAACGGAATTTTGAAGAGGATGCGGAGTTATTATCAGTGTTTACTAGCATAGGGGTTAGACCAAGAAGTCAAATGGAAGATAGAGGGAATAAGGCTCAAACTGTAATGAATTACAAAAAGGTAAAAAAGGGGGATATTGTTGTCAATAAATTGCTTGCATGGATGGGTGCAATAGGTATATCTGATTATGAAGGAGTAACAAGCCCAGATTATGATGTATATAGACAAATAAATGAAAACCTCATTTCAAATAAATATTATCATTATTATTTTAGGAGCCACTATTTTAAAGGTGATTGTTATAAATTCGGTAGAGGTATAATGATGATGAGGTGGAGAACCTATCCTGAACAATTCAAGTCTATACCTGTTCCTGTTCCTCCTATTGAAGAGCAGATTGAAATTGCAAATTATATAGACGAAAAAACAAAAGATATAGATTTGCTAATTACGGAAACAAAAAGTGCCATATCTAAACTAAGAGAATATCGCCAGTCCTTGATCTATGAAGCTGTAACAGGGAAAATAGATGTACGAGATTACGAGAAACTACCATCCTAA
- a CDS encoding ParM/StbA family protein, whose protein sequence is MKETMLIAVDCGKYSTKAIGKYQGNTYTTTFRTKMQQVSRLGVDIQPNSYHVEYYGNEYLLGDMVSEDYSDFSLNKASRIHQLAIYTAITQLLQKAKASINVDIRLGVNVPITTYKDSIQKENFKQMVEKRGHTIHLMVNGNAYSIELSDVTLAFEGMGEIYAKTDEYKNKNTIVVDIGGLNTTFCTFKGIQPLINTMVVSDLGMNVLKGIIGKVINERYGMTVSSDDLEQVLRRGYFASKGEIYEDSKVMIEEMKLAHLQQIIQFAKSRGYTFNMSDIQFVGGGALTLRRYIKQEFPSAVILDNPQYSNCLSFLKILEIKNG, encoded by the coding sequence ATGAAAGAAACAATGTTGATAGCCGTAGACTGCGGAAAATACAGTACCAAGGCCATCGGAAAATACCAGGGGAATACCTACACAACAACCTTCCGCACTAAGATGCAACAAGTATCAAGATTGGGCGTAGATATTCAACCAAACTCCTATCATGTAGAATACTATGGAAATGAGTACCTATTAGGCGATATGGTTTCAGAGGATTACTCAGACTTCTCCTTAAACAAAGCCTCTCGAATTCACCAATTAGCTATCTACACAGCTATTACTCAACTCCTCCAAAAAGCAAAAGCCTCTATTAATGTAGATATTCGTTTAGGTGTAAATGTTCCTATTACAACCTACAAGGATTCCATCCAAAAGGAAAACTTTAAACAGATGGTAGAAAAACGTGGACATACTATTCACCTAATGGTCAATGGGAATGCATATTCCATAGAATTGTCAGATGTCACATTGGCTTTTGAAGGAATGGGAGAGATTTATGCTAAAACAGATGAATACAAAAACAAAAATACCATTGTGGTTGACATTGGAGGGCTTAACACGACATTCTGTACCTTCAAGGGCATTCAACCTCTAATCAACACTATGGTTGTATCTGACCTAGGCATGAATGTATTGAAAGGAATAATCGGAAAGGTCATTAACGAACGATATGGAATGACTGTTTCATCGGATGATTTGGAGCAAGTGCTAAGACGTGGTTATTTTGCTAGTAAAGGAGAAATCTATGAAGATAGCAAGGTAATGATAGAGGAAATGAAGTTAGCACACCTTCAACAAATAATCCAATTTGCTAAGTCACGAGGTTACACCTTCAATATGTCAGACATTCAATTTGTTGGTGGGGGAGCACTAACACTAAGAAGATACATCAAGCAGGAGTTCCCTAGTGCTGTCATCTTGGATAACCCCCAATACTCCAATTGTCTATCCTTCTTGAAAATCTTGGAGATTAAAAATGGCTAA
- a CDS encoding DEAD/DEAH box helicase family protein — protein MAKSIQDINDYKGYKNVTVGSLIHILRKHEIDTGNIFTFSEKHELNPDVTLNIKGKIYDNKVAYDKLVQILTRPENRGKRILLVSDTGTGKSYALIRLIHELNEKFNAKKSTISPKKQFAIYSCPRRALINNLKGDFESDRYSAMLTGSDNHMAIERNIIINQSSSFITTIDHAPRIIEDKIEEESSVSDKKSTLPSLLVTDEIHVLSTDASFKLDTIRDYFIAERTILDTGGISLHVTATPENLRTSDYDMIIKINQEDHENPFEEAGYYVLDKSTKKLKSQFLRMIRFAAESNKERKLLVFIEDKEWIEYYCEQLQQHNINAIGIVAKKESERHKDEITIINKGLINGDIQVILATTVFSSGVSIINNGEMDETWVLCSHNSLNHELTRLTQMSHRFRNKYHAFKIFFQKAEAPKVKKAFLYHRLLEEKVRKADNSKELVMKVRRNPSDFFMSLDKMELESGLFSDKNGKLHVLTQKAQSELIQNKTYYSYKNQDALIRELEERFQCEFKNYDEDIIDTVEDEVTENESVAEQIGLSNLSSKEIIKMIIEDKNVYGRLKKEYIKFGRGGKKGLMGKIKRHAKNDLIYFIENRVDYDIVQQVMNCHLQATKDEPCSYLEHKAASQEVEKIKLTKNSSIQVMMYRGLNFHLKRAKENEKDIVFGTLAEMDHYLDNILTVFVKQHGFELEETSIDGKYFRKLLNYGYRKSNGDREYTIVGFMDDRVLKEKYGIRKIV, from the coding sequence ATGGCTAAGTCAATTCAAGACATAAATGACTACAAAGGATACAAGAACGTAACGGTAGGTTCGTTGATTCATATACTTAGAAAGCACGAAATTGATACAGGAAATATCTTTACTTTTTCCGAAAAACATGAATTGAATCCAGACGTGACGTTGAACATAAAAGGAAAAATTTATGACAATAAAGTAGCGTACGATAAGTTGGTTCAAATTCTAACTAGACCAGAAAATAGAGGGAAAAGAATTTTGCTTGTATCGGATACGGGTACTGGAAAAAGCTATGCTTTAATTAGATTGATTCATGAGTTAAATGAAAAATTTAATGCTAAAAAGTCAACGATTAGCCCAAAAAAACAATTTGCTATTTATTCATGTCCACGACGTGCATTAATTAATAACTTAAAAGGAGATTTTGAAAGTGATAGATATTCAGCGATGTTAACTGGATCAGATAACCATATGGCAATTGAAAGAAACATTATCATTAATCAGTCATCAAGTTTTATCACCACTATTGATCATGCTCCTCGAATTATTGAAGACAAAATAGAGGAGGAAAGTAGCGTAAGTGATAAAAAGAGCACGTTACCTTCTCTACTTGTAACAGATGAAATTCATGTTCTTTCCACCGATGCCTCTTTCAAATTAGATACAATAAGAGATTACTTCATTGCAGAAAGAACTATCCTTGACACGGGTGGAATTTCCCTTCACGTTACAGCAACCCCTGAAAATCTCCGAACAAGTGATTACGATATGATTATCAAAATTAATCAAGAGGATCATGAGAACCCCTTTGAAGAAGCAGGATACTACGTATTAGATAAATCCACAAAGAAATTAAAATCGCAATTTTTAAGAATGATTCGATTCGCTGCCGAGTCCAATAAAGAAAGAAAACTCCTTGTCTTCATTGAGGATAAAGAATGGATTGAATATTATTGCGAACAACTTCAGCAGCACAATATCAATGCTATTGGGATAGTTGCGAAAAAGGAAAGCGAACGACATAAGGATGAGATAACAATCATAAACAAGGGACTTATCAATGGAGACATCCAAGTGATTCTTGCAACAACAGTATTTTCATCAGGTGTTTCGATTATCAATAATGGTGAGATGGACGAGACGTGGGTGCTATGTTCGCATAATTCTCTGAATCATGAATTAACCCGACTAACTCAAATGTCACATCGTTTTAGGAATAAGTATCATGCCTTTAAAATCTTCTTTCAAAAAGCAGAGGCACCTAAAGTCAAAAAAGCATTCCTATATCACAGATTACTTGAAGAAAAGGTTAGAAAGGCTGATAATTCAAAAGAATTAGTTATGAAAGTTCGAAGGAATCCATCAGATTTTTTTATGTCATTAGACAAAATGGAGCTAGAATCAGGACTATTCTCGGATAAGAATGGGAAATTACATGTACTAACACAAAAAGCCCAGAGTGAACTTATCCAAAATAAAACATACTACAGCTATAAGAATCAAGATGCGTTAATCCGTGAATTAGAAGAACGGTTTCAATGTGAATTCAAGAATTACGATGAGGATATAATTGATACTGTTGAAGATGAGGTAACGGAAAATGAATCGGTTGCTGAACAAATTGGTTTATCCAACTTATCTTCAAAGGAAATTATCAAAATGATTATTGAGGACAAGAACGTGTATGGTCGGTTAAAAAAGGAATATATTAAGTTTGGACGGGGAGGGAAAAAAGGACTGATGGGGAAAATTAAACGACATGCCAAAAACGATCTCATTTACTTTATTGAAAATAGAGTAGATTATGACATTGTTCAACAGGTGATGAATTGCCATTTACAGGCAACGAAAGATGAACCTTGTTCGTATCTTGAACACAAAGCCGCCTCTCAAGAGGTAGAAAAAATAAAGCTCACGAAGAACTCATCCATTCAAGTTATGATGTACAGGGGATTAAATTTTCATTTAAAACGAGCTAAGGAAAATGAGAAAGATATTGTGTTTGGTACCCTAGCAGAAATGGATCATTATCTGGACAATATCCTTACAGTATTTGTAAAACAACATGGATTTGAGTTAGAAGAAACCAGTATTGATGGGAAGTATTTTAGGAAACTACTCAATTATGGGTACAGGAAATCAAATGGAGATAGAGAGTACACAATTGTTGGCTTTATGGATGATAGAGTCTTGAAAGAAAAGTATGGGATAAGGAAAATAGTGTAA
- a CDS encoding type I restriction endonuclease subunit R — protein sequence MAIDTTEKAFEENIEHSLIQSRYIQRPITGQALEDFKTHAIDTEILFQFLEATQPKSLARLQKAYKEQYKIKIIDRLTKELDKRGMIDCLRHGIKDYGETLKLAFNKPPSTMNQLLLDRYEKNIFTVSRQVYYSNKNNNSIDMMVSLNGLPIAVMELKNQLTNQTVEDSIRQFKKDRDPREALFRFKKRAIVFFAVDTDEVYMATQLNRDKTFFLPFNKGNDGGKGNPVIYRDYRTSYLWKDILQKDSLLDILFRFVYVEKEDVQDSTGEIIDKKETIIFPRYHQLDVVRKIEVDVKEKGVGHNYLVQHSAGSGKTNSISWLAHRLSKLYDNENNPKFSSVIVITDRRVLDKQLQDAVFQLEHKAGMVEKVDKDSNQLAEAIVNGTRIIITTLQKFPFIMEKVGEFSRGKYGIIIDEAHSSQGGKSATAMTNILSDKSLEDAFEAERVVEENIQDMEERIIETIVKSGKQDNISFFAFTATPKPKTIERFGTPDTDGIPHAFHVYSMRQAIEEGFILDVLKNYTTYKTFYKVAKNIDDDPEMPSSKASKQIARFVSLHPHNIAQKTEIIVEHYRQVTRHKIGGRAKAMVVTSSRLHAVRYKQAFDKYIKARGYHDLKTLVAFSGTVDDKGVSYTEVEMNQFGEKELPEKFHTDEYQVLLVAEKYQTGFDEPLLHTMYVDKPLDGIKAVQTLSRLNRTCKGKNDTFVLDFVNEAEDIQKAFQPYYEVTGLEDITDPNILYDLQNELNTSQVYTDEEINDVCKLEFDGKKKTARTQEKLNAILDYAVNRFNKELNKEQKDDFKGAATKFIRTYSFVLQIGPFADVDLHKLFVYLNYLFKKLPRVGSDEVYLADDVALEFYRNEKVFEGSISLNIEGETKLKPTSYGKGASPEEEKERLSSIIDRLNERFGTEFTDTDKLSRDQIVEDMVNDEDLAQKAQNNTKENFRFSYEKSFLDYVISRMSQNEKFFMKMLENNEFRTFLMEDMFNEVYDGLNNRPVTYDNF from the coding sequence ATGGCAATTGACACTACTGAAAAAGCCTTTGAAGAGAATATTGAACATAGCTTGATTCAATCTAGATATATCCAAAGACCAATTACTGGTCAAGCATTGGAAGACTTCAAAACACATGCAATTGATACGGAAATATTATTCCAATTTCTGGAGGCGACTCAGCCGAAATCACTAGCACGGTTGCAAAAAGCATATAAGGAGCAATATAAAATTAAAATCATTGATCGTTTGACAAAAGAATTGGACAAACGAGGTATGATTGATTGTTTGCGACACGGCATTAAAGACTATGGTGAAACGCTAAAGTTAGCTTTCAATAAACCGCCAAGCACCATGAACCAGCTACTATTGGATCGTTATGAAAAAAACATATTCACTGTAAGCAGACAGGTATATTACAGCAACAAAAATAACAACAGCATTGATATGATGGTTTCCTTAAATGGATTGCCAATCGCTGTGATGGAATTAAAAAACCAATTGACTAATCAAACAGTTGAGGATTCCATAAGGCAATTTAAAAAGGACAGAGATCCCCGTGAAGCCCTCTTTCGGTTCAAAAAAAGAGCCATTGTTTTCTTTGCTGTGGATACAGATGAAGTTTATATGGCAACGCAATTAAATAGAGATAAGACGTTCTTTTTACCCTTTAATAAAGGAAATGACGGAGGAAAAGGGAATCCGGTTATATATAGAGATTACAGAACCTCTTATTTATGGAAGGATATTCTACAAAAGGATAGCCTACTAGACATTCTTTTCCGATTCGTTTATGTAGAAAAAGAAGATGTACAGGACAGTACAGGGGAGATAATAGATAAGAAGGAAACGATTATTTTCCCACGTTATCATCAATTGGACGTTGTTCGTAAAATTGAAGTAGACGTAAAGGAAAAAGGTGTTGGTCATAATTATTTGGTACAGCATAGTGCTGGAAGTGGAAAAACAAATAGTATTTCCTGGTTAGCCCATCGCTTGTCTAAGTTATATGACAATGAAAATAACCCGAAGTTTAGTAGCGTGATTGTTATTACAGATAGGCGTGTACTGGATAAGCAGTTACAGGATGCTGTTTTTCAATTAGAACATAAGGCTGGTATGGTAGAGAAGGTAGATAAAGACTCGAATCAATTGGCAGAGGCTATCGTAAATGGTACACGAATCATTATTACTACATTGCAGAAATTCCCTTTTATAATGGAAAAGGTAGGGGAGTTTTCAAGAGGGAAATACGGCATCATCATTGATGAAGCTCATTCTTCTCAGGGTGGTAAATCTGCTACTGCGATGACGAATATTCTGTCTGATAAATCATTGGAAGACGCTTTTGAAGCAGAACGAGTAGTAGAAGAGAATATACAAGACATGGAAGAGCGGATTATAGAAACGATCGTTAAAAGTGGAAAGCAAGATAACATTTCCTTTTTTGCATTTACTGCTACACCAAAACCGAAAACAATTGAGCGGTTTGGAACACCAGATACAGATGGAATTCCGCATGCTTTCCATGTTTATTCAATGAGACAAGCAATTGAAGAGGGATTTATTTTGGATGTGTTGAAAAACTATACAACCTATAAAACATTTTACAAGGTAGCTAAAAACATTGATGATGACCCCGAGATGCCGAGTAGCAAGGCATCCAAGCAAATTGCACGATTTGTATCCTTGCATCCACACAATATTGCCCAAAAAACAGAAATTATCGTCGAGCATTACCGACAAGTCACCAGACATAAAATAGGCGGCAGGGCAAAAGCGATGGTTGTCACAAGTAGTAGACTTCATGCAGTTAGATATAAACAAGCATTCGACAAGTACATAAAAGCAAGGGGATATCATGATTTAAAGACACTCGTTGCATTTTCGGGAACAGTGGATGATAAAGGAGTTTCTTATACGGAAGTAGAAATGAACCAATTTGGTGAGAAAGAACTTCCAGAAAAATTCCATACAGATGAATACCAAGTGTTGCTTGTTGCAGAGAAATACCAAACAGGGTTTGATGAGCCACTCCTACACACGATGTATGTAGACAAGCCGTTAGATGGCATCAAAGCAGTCCAAACCTTATCTCGATTGAATCGTACATGTAAAGGGAAAAACGATACATTTGTACTTGATTTTGTTAATGAAGCTGAAGATATTCAAAAGGCATTTCAACCTTATTATGAAGTGACTGGCCTGGAAGATATTACAGATCCAAATATCCTCTATGATTTACAAAATGAATTGAACACGAGCCAGGTGTATACGGACGAGGAAATCAATGATGTGTGCAAACTAGAATTTGATGGGAAAAAGAAAACAGCTAGAACTCAGGAAAAATTAAATGCAATTTTGGATTATGCGGTAAATCGGTTTAATAAAGAACTTAACAAAGAGCAAAAGGATGACTTTAAAGGAGCAGCAACCAAATTTATAAGAACGTATTCATTTGTGTTGCAGATAGGCCCATTTGCAGATGTAGATCTCCATAAACTATTTGTCTATTTAAACTACCTTTTTAAAAAACTACCAAGAGTAGGTTCAGATGAAGTTTATCTGGCAGATGATGTTGCTTTGGAATTTTATCGAAATGAAAAGGTATTTGAAGGTAGTATTTCCCTTAATATAGAAGGAGAAACGAAATTAAAACCAACTTCATATGGAAAAGGGGCTTCTCCTGAAGAAGAGAAAGAAAGGCTTTCGTCCATTATAGACAGATTGAATGAACGTTTTGGTACAGAATTTACAGATACAGACAAATTGAGTAGAGATCAAATTGTTGAAGATATGGTTAATGATGAGGATTTGGCTCAAAAGGCACAAAACAATACAAAGGAAAACTTTAGGTTCTCCTATGAAAAGTCATTTTTAGATTACGTTATTTCTCGTATGTCCCAAAATGAGAAATTCTTTATGAAGATGTTGGAGAATAATGAATTCCGTACATTCTTAATGGAAGATATGTTCAATGAAGTGTATGATGGGTTGAATAACCGCCCCGTTACTTATGATAATTTTTAA